One window from the genome of Amycolatopsis sp. NBC_01480 encodes:
- a CDS encoding aldo/keto reductase, whose product METRKIGRLGREVSAVGLGCWQLGADWGAVDEADAMAVLHAAADEGVTFFDTADVYGDGRSETLVGRFRAERGDSVFVATKMGRRLEQVPENYVAKNFREWNDRSRRNLGMDTLDLVQLHCPPTPVYSSNAVYDALDELVDEGRIKAYGVSVETCDEALAALARPNVASVQIILNCLRLKPLERVLPAAVAAGAGIIARVPLASGLLSGRYTANTTFGNDDHRTFNRHGEAFDVGETFSGVPFDVGLEAVERLRGLVPEGQTFAQFALRWILDQLGVSVVIPGARNPEQARGNTVAGGLPPLPEEAAAGVRATYEELIRPLVHDKW is encoded by the coding sequence ATGGAGACGCGCAAGATCGGCCGGCTCGGGCGTGAGGTTTCCGCCGTGGGGCTGGGCTGCTGGCAGCTGGGCGCCGACTGGGGCGCCGTGGACGAAGCCGACGCGATGGCCGTGCTGCACGCGGCCGCCGACGAGGGCGTGACGTTCTTCGACACCGCCGACGTCTACGGCGACGGCCGCAGCGAGACGCTGGTCGGCCGGTTCCGGGCGGAACGCGGCGACAGCGTGTTCGTGGCCACCAAGATGGGCCGGCGGCTCGAGCAGGTGCCGGAGAACTACGTCGCGAAGAACTTCCGCGAGTGGAACGACCGATCCCGCCGCAACCTCGGCATGGACACCCTCGACCTGGTCCAGCTGCACTGCCCGCCGACGCCGGTGTACTCCTCGAACGCGGTTTACGACGCGCTGGACGAGCTGGTCGACGAGGGCCGGATCAAGGCGTACGGCGTCAGCGTCGAGACCTGTGACGAGGCGCTGGCCGCGCTCGCCCGGCCGAACGTGGCGTCGGTCCAGATCATCCTGAACTGCCTGCGGCTCAAGCCGCTGGAGCGCGTGCTGCCCGCCGCCGTGGCCGCCGGCGCCGGGATCATCGCGCGGGTGCCGCTCGCCTCGGGCCTGCTGTCCGGCCGCTACACCGCGAACACCACTTTCGGCAACGACGACCACCGCACCTTCAACCGCCACGGCGAGGCGTTCGACGTCGGCGAGACGTTCTCGGGCGTCCCGTTCGACGTCGGGCTGGAGGCCGTGGAACGGCTGCGCGGGCTGGTGCCGGAAGGGCAGACGTTCGCGCAGTTCGCGCTGCGCTGGATCCTCGACCAGCTGGGCGTCAGCGTGGTCATCCCGGGCGCGCGCAATCCCGAGCAGGCGCGCGGCAACACCGTCGCGGGCGGGCTGCCGCCGCTGCCGGAGGAGG
- a CDS encoding ATP-binding protein, producing MTMSRMRTRATAAPITVRLALPDDITAPAIARGMVREALTDLGVDEISRDDVLLATSELVTNAFEHGERPERLELRFTDGELVVSVFDAGTEVPHLKEPSPAAARSRGLQLVHALSRMWGYEACDGGKYVWATFAIPSL from the coding sequence ATGACGATGTCGAGGATGCGGACGCGGGCCACAGCGGCACCCATCACCGTGCGCCTGGCGCTCCCGGACGACATCACCGCGCCCGCCATCGCCCGCGGCATGGTCCGCGAAGCGCTCACAGACCTCGGGGTGGACGAGATCTCGCGGGACGATGTGCTGCTGGCGACGTCCGAGCTGGTGACCAACGCGTTCGAGCACGGCGAGCGGCCGGAGCGCCTCGAACTGCGCTTCACGGACGGGGAGCTGGTGGTGTCCGTGTTCGACGCGGGCACCGAGGTGCCGCACCTGAAGGAGCCGTCACCGGCGGCCGCGCGCAGCCGTGGCCTGCAGCTGGTGCACGCGCTGTCGCGGATGTGGGGCTACGAGGCCTGCGACGGCGGCAAGTACGTGTGGGCGACGTTCGCCATCCCCAGCTTGTGA
- a CDS encoding SigB/SigF/SigG family RNA polymerase sigma factor, with protein MTNPAEGDGSTDVASLFDELAGLPDGSPRREEIRDQLVREHLELARNLARKFRNRDEAMDDLVQIATVGLIHAVDRYDPSQGTDFLAFAVPTISGELRHHFRDNSWSVRVPRRLKELNANISAAREELTVRLSRAPRPSEIAHHLGVPMEDVYEGLRAGQGRYGASLDNLLENSAHTRFGAPDSNLGQAELREALRPMLESLPERERKIVALRFGSGMSQSDIARRVGVSQMQVSRLLAATLKKLRTGLVETDITEGT; from the coding sequence GTGACGAACCCCGCCGAAGGCGACGGGTCCACCGATGTGGCGTCGCTGTTCGACGAGCTGGCCGGGCTGCCGGACGGCTCGCCGCGCCGTGAGGAGATCAGGGACCAGCTGGTGCGCGAGCACCTGGAGCTGGCGCGCAACCTGGCCCGGAAGTTCCGCAACCGCGACGAGGCGATGGACGACCTCGTGCAGATCGCGACCGTCGGGCTGATCCACGCCGTCGACCGGTACGACCCCTCGCAGGGCACCGACTTCCTGGCGTTCGCCGTGCCGACGATCTCCGGCGAGCTGCGCCACCACTTCCGCGACAACAGCTGGTCGGTGCGGGTGCCGCGGCGGCTCAAGGAGCTGAACGCGAACATCTCGGCCGCCCGCGAGGAGCTGACCGTGCGGCTCTCGCGCGCGCCGCGCCCGAGTGAGATCGCGCACCACCTCGGCGTGCCGATGGAGGACGTCTACGAGGGCCTGCGCGCCGGGCAGGGCCGGTACGGCGCCTCGCTGGACAACCTGCTGGAGAACTCGGCCCACACGCGCTTCGGCGCGCCGGACTCGAACCTCGGGCAGGCGGAGCTGCGGGAGGCGCTGCGGCCGATGCTGGAGAGCCTGCCGGAGCGGGAGCGCAAGATCGTCGCGCTGCGCTTCGGCTCGGGGATGAGCCAGTCGGACATCGCCCGCCGGGTGGGTGTTTCGCAGATGCAGGTCTCGCGTTTGCTGGCGGCGACACTTAAAAAACTGCGGACGGGATTGGTCGAGACTGACATCACCGAAGGCACTTGA
- a CDS encoding anti-sigma factor, translated as MEENAPLDREDAQLIEVRTAAIPHVVPTLRTIVADIAMRQDFDLDAVEDLRMAVDEACSMLLPSAADGKLTCVFSWIEGRIEVTVSVLSDAADHADETGLSWQLLTALATSARRTVTPVDGGYLSRVQLVRESEAARS; from the coding sequence GTGGAGGAGAACGCCCCGCTCGATCGGGAAGACGCCCAGCTCATCGAGGTCCGGACGGCGGCGATTCCGCACGTGGTGCCCACCCTGCGCACCATCGTGGCCGACATCGCGATGCGGCAGGACTTCGACCTGGACGCGGTCGAGGACCTGCGGATGGCGGTGGACGAAGCGTGCTCGATGCTGCTCCCGTCGGCCGCCGACGGGAAGCTGACCTGTGTGTTCTCGTGGATCGAGGGGCGCATCGAGGTCACTGTCTCGGTGCTGTCCGACGCCGCGGACCACGCGGACGAGACCGGTCTGTCCTGGCAGCTGCTCACCGCGCTGGCCACCTCGGCCCGGCGCACCGTGACACCGGTCGACGGCGGTTACCTCTCCCGGGTCCAGCTCGTGCGGGAGAGCGAGGCGGCCCGCTCGTGA
- a CDS encoding WhiB family transcriptional regulator, which produces MADVSRLPNVVSEEWEWQLQGSCRGADSSLFFHTDNERGSARERRESRAKAICQTCPVLAQCRRHAMTVQEPYGIWGGLGEIERRELFLRQRRAKRKTVSTH; this is translated from the coding sequence ATGGCTGACGTGAGCCGGCTGCCCAACGTGGTGTCGGAAGAGTGGGAGTGGCAGCTGCAAGGGTCCTGCCGCGGCGCGGACAGCAGCCTCTTCTTCCACACCGACAACGAGCGCGGGTCCGCCCGTGAGCGGCGCGAATCGCGGGCGAAGGCGATCTGCCAGACCTGCCCCGTGCTGGCGCAGTGCCGCCGGCACGCGATGACCGTCCAGGAGCCGTACGGCATCTGGGGCGGCCTCGGCGAGATCGAGCGCCGCGAGCTGTTCCTCCGGCAGCGCCGCGCGAAGCGCAAGACCGTCTCCACGCACTGA
- a CDS encoding STAS domain-containing protein has translation MPAADQNATPPGFGITLDTGATEPRVVVTGELDLLTSPQLQEALAGLIADKSSLRVVADLTGVTFFDSSALNVVLHAQRQAREQDVELAVVPSSAVSRVIELTGVAEHLSVSEEPPA, from the coding sequence ATGCCCGCAGCCGACCAGAACGCCACCCCGCCCGGGTTCGGCATCACGCTGGACACCGGGGCCACCGAGCCGAGGGTGGTGGTGACCGGGGAGCTTGACCTGCTCACCAGCCCGCAGCTGCAGGAGGCCTTGGCCGGGCTGATCGCGGACAAGAGCTCGTTGCGCGTGGTGGCCGATCTGACCGGGGTCACCTTCTTCGACTCCTCGGCACTGAACGTGGTCCTGCACGCCCAGCGGCAGGCCCGTGAGCAGGACGTCGAGCTCGCGGTGGTGCCCAGTTCCGCGGTGAGCCGCGTCATCGAACTCACGGGCGTGGCCGAACACCTGAGCGTGTCGGAGGAGCCTCCGGCCTGA
- a CDS encoding metal-dependent hydrolase, giving the protein MGRTHALTGWCAGLALAPAVGAASVHQAVVFGATTAGFALLPDLDHPGASASRIFGWLTGALSWLLRRVSASVYALTKGPRDEKVTGKHRHLSHTVLFAAGLGAATAAGTAAGGPWAVFGVVVFGLLLAEGALGDWLLPVSGAAVAWWYFTAPPDHAAQLQQISGWLGFAVAAGCFVHCLGDSLTEAGCPFLFPLPIAGETWYEIRLPKPMRIRTGKKVETRLVFPVFVLVGVLLVPGVWQWTTATAERLFSPPASQSATR; this is encoded by the coding sequence ATGGGGCGCACACACGCCCTGACCGGCTGGTGTGCGGGCCTGGCCCTCGCACCAGCCGTCGGAGCGGCCTCGGTGCACCAGGCGGTGGTCTTCGGGGCCACCACGGCCGGGTTCGCCCTGCTGCCGGACCTCGACCACCCCGGCGCCAGCGCGTCACGCATCTTCGGCTGGCTGACCGGCGCGCTCTCCTGGCTCCTGCGCCGCGTCTCGGCTTCGGTGTACGCGCTGACCAAGGGCCCGCGCGACGAGAAGGTCACCGGCAAGCACCGCCATCTTTCGCACACCGTGCTGTTCGCCGCGGGCCTCGGCGCCGCGACGGCGGCAGGCACGGCGGCCGGCGGTCCGTGGGCCGTGTTCGGGGTGGTGGTCTTCGGGCTCCTGCTGGCCGAGGGCGCGCTGGGCGACTGGCTGCTGCCGGTGAGCGGCGCGGCCGTGGCGTGGTGGTACTTCACCGCGCCGCCGGACCACGCCGCTCAGCTCCAGCAGATCTCCGGCTGGCTGGGCTTCGCCGTCGCCGCCGGGTGTTTTGTGCACTGCCTCGGCGACTCGCTCACCGAGGCAGGCTGCCCGTTCCTCTTCCCGCTCCCGATCGCCGGCGAGACCTGGTACGAGATCCGCCTCCCGAAGCCGATGCGCATCCGCACCGGCAAGAAGGTCGAGACCCGGCTGGTCTTCCCGGTGTTCGTGCTGGTGGGCGTCCTGCTGGTACCCGGCGTGTGGCAATGGACGACCGCCACGGCCGAGCGGCTGTTCAGCCCGCCGGCGTCCCAGTCCGCGACGCGGTGA
- a CDS encoding nuclear transport factor 2 family protein: protein MTRTVSEISQLVAQGMAALDVAPMADVFAADAVYELPFLGHRVEGRAAILAALAAGGERARALGLEKVQVTTRDSADGFIVELVAEGRNPHTGEDYRFPSSVGLLTVRDGEVTVYRDFPNTGAAKTMIGAKTVFQRFLDASVENRWDDLADLYAEDVVIELPFTPAGVPRLTHGREELRERFRAAGQLRRMTKAENVVVHETADPEVLVAEFDLLGEFDGEPFTSTYAMVVTVRDGKIVYSRDYSDTAAAAERIARFTASRTGTPAG, encoded by the coding sequence ATGACCCGGACCGTGTCCGAAATCTCGCAGCTTGTCGCCCAAGGCATGGCCGCCCTCGACGTCGCGCCGATGGCCGACGTCTTCGCCGCCGACGCCGTCTACGAACTCCCCTTCCTCGGCCACCGCGTCGAAGGCCGCGCCGCGATCCTCGCCGCGCTGGCCGCCGGGGGCGAGCGGGCCCGCGCCCTCGGCCTGGAGAAAGTACAGGTCACCACCCGCGACAGCGCCGACGGCTTCATCGTCGAACTCGTCGCCGAAGGCCGGAACCCGCACACCGGCGAGGATTACCGCTTCCCGTCCTCGGTCGGGCTGCTGACCGTCCGGGACGGGGAAGTCACCGTGTACCGCGACTTCCCCAACACCGGCGCCGCGAAAACCATGATCGGCGCGAAGACCGTTTTCCAGCGCTTTCTTGACGCCTCAGTCGAAAACCGCTGGGACGACCTGGCCGACCTCTACGCCGAGGACGTGGTGATCGAGCTGCCGTTCACCCCCGCGGGCGTGCCTCGGCTGACCCACGGCCGTGAGGAGCTGCGCGAGCGCTTCCGCGCGGCCGGGCAGCTGCGGCGGATGACCAAGGCCGAGAACGTCGTGGTGCACGAAACCGCCGACCCCGAGGTGCTGGTGGCCGAGTTCGACCTGCTCGGCGAGTTCGACGGCGAACCGTTCACCTCGACGTACGCCATGGTGGTGACCGTCCGCGACGGCAAGATCGTGTACTCCCGCGACTACTCGGACACCGCCGCGGCAGCCGAGCGGATCGCCCGGTTCACCGCGTCGCGGACTGGGACGCCGGCGGGCTGA
- a CDS encoding TetR/AcrR family transcriptional regulator: MTKPVLRADARRNRARVLAAAEEAFAADGLAVPLDDIARLAGVGAGTVYRHFPSKEALFQAVVVERLEQFAAEARELADAENPGEAFFDYFTRVIKQASLNRAICEALGETGGSAYKAEAGTEFRANLAALLERAQAVGAVRKDIDGEDLRALIVGALAVERYSPDSRHLVRVLVDGLRCV; this comes from the coding sequence GTGACCAAGCCAGTGCTGCGCGCCGACGCGCGCCGGAACCGGGCCCGGGTGCTGGCCGCCGCCGAGGAGGCCTTCGCGGCCGACGGGCTGGCCGTCCCGCTCGACGACATCGCCCGCCTCGCCGGGGTCGGCGCGGGCACCGTCTACCGGCATTTCCCCAGCAAGGAAGCGCTGTTCCAGGCTGTGGTCGTGGAGCGGCTGGAGCAGTTCGCCGCCGAAGCGCGCGAGCTGGCGGACGCCGAAAACCCGGGTGAGGCGTTTTTCGACTACTTCACGCGGGTGATCAAGCAGGCCTCGCTCAACCGCGCGATCTGCGAGGCGCTCGGCGAGACCGGCGGCTCGGCGTACAAGGCCGAGGCGGGCACCGAGTTCCGCGCGAACCTGGCCGCGCTGCTGGAACGCGCGCAGGCCGTCGGCGCCGTCCGCAAGGACATCGACGGCGAGGACCTGCGGGCGCTGATCGTGGGCGCGCTGGCCGTCGAGCGCTACTCGCCGGACAGCCGGCACCTGGTGCGGGTGCTGGTGGACGGGCTGCGCTGCGTCTAG
- a CDS encoding MFS transporter codes for MAEHGVAAKGGVLRVPDFRRLWLADALSQVGSRIDFLAVPLLAATTLSASVLEVSLLRTFATLPFLLLGLQVGAWCDRMRHRPVLIAADLGRAALFGSIPVAALFGVLTLGQLFAVVLLAGVLGVFFNVAHQTYVPHLVEPGRLPEANAYLQTNMSVAAVTGPGIGGVVVQFAGSAGAMAVDALSYLWSALWLRRIRTPDVRPEPAGRHLRREIAEGLKAVAGNRILLAITVHGAVSSLFQSMQMAISVVFLSREIGLSPGAIGLLSSTTLTGAILAGFTARRLGERFGGARVLLAATVLYGGSLPLFGLTGPGWGLLWYFAGGFGSGFGIITMNVFCLSFRQAVTPRRLLGRVGSVSQTLIFGVAPVGSLIGGLVAEAAGMRTTLLVAGVGALAASAILLASPLRRHRDLPV; via the coding sequence GTGGCTGAACATGGGGTGGCCGCCAAGGGCGGCGTGTTGCGGGTTCCCGACTTCCGGAGGCTCTGGCTCGCCGACGCGCTGAGCCAGGTCGGCAGCCGGATCGACTTCCTCGCGGTCCCGCTGCTCGCGGCGACGACGTTGTCCGCGTCCGTGCTGGAGGTGTCGCTGCTGCGCACGTTCGCGACGCTGCCGTTCCTGCTGCTGGGGCTCCAGGTCGGCGCGTGGTGCGACCGGATGCGGCACCGGCCGGTGCTGATCGCCGCCGACCTCGGCCGGGCCGCGCTGTTCGGCTCGATCCCGGTCGCTGCGCTGTTCGGGGTGCTGACACTCGGGCAGCTGTTCGCCGTGGTCCTGCTGGCCGGAGTGCTGGGTGTGTTCTTCAACGTCGCGCACCAGACGTACGTGCCCCACCTGGTCGAGCCCGGCCGGCTCCCGGAGGCCAACGCGTACCTGCAGACGAACATGTCGGTCGCCGCCGTCACGGGGCCGGGCATCGGCGGCGTGGTGGTGCAGTTCGCCGGCAGCGCGGGCGCGATGGCCGTGGACGCCCTGTCCTACCTGTGGTCCGCGCTGTGGCTGCGCCGGATCCGGACTCCCGACGTGCGCCCGGAACCGGCCGGACGGCACCTGCGCCGTGAGATCGCCGAAGGCCTGAAAGCCGTGGCGGGCAACCGGATCCTGCTCGCGATCACCGTCCACGGCGCCGTGTCCAGCCTGTTCCAGTCCATGCAGATGGCGATCTCGGTGGTGTTCCTCAGCCGGGAGATCGGCCTTTCGCCAGGCGCGATCGGACTGCTCAGCAGCACCACGCTCACCGGCGCGATCCTGGCCGGCTTCACCGCGCGCCGGCTCGGCGAGCGGTTCGGCGGCGCGCGGGTCCTGCTCGCGGCGACGGTGCTCTACGGCGGTTCGCTCCCGCTCTTCGGCCTGACCGGGCCGGGCTGGGGGCTGCTTTGGTACTTCGCCGGAGGCTTCGGCTCCGGCTTCGGGATCATCACGATGAACGTGTTCTGCCTGAGCTTCCGCCAGGCCGTCACGCCGCGGCGGCTGCTCGGGCGGGTCGGCTCGGTTTCGCAGACGCTGATCTTCGGCGTCGCGCCGGTCGGCAGCCTGATCGGCGGGCTGGTCGCCGAGGCCGCGGGCATGCGGACCACGTTGCTGGTGGCGGGAGTCGGGGCGCTGGCCGCTTCGGCGATCCTGCTGGCCTCACCGTTGCGGAGGCACCGGGACCTGCCGGTCTAG
- a CDS encoding ABC transporter permease — translation MTATLVSTDKPVTRAHSLVGTWHLTRLALRRDRVILPIWIVLLSIVPASTVGTYAQFYPTAASRAALAAGAVANPSFALLYGPAFDLGTAGGFIAWRMGGLLALLIGLMAVFTVTRHTRAEEDSGRAELLASTVVGRYAALTSAVVVSAGASLLIGVVQVVTLIGAKQPAAGALAFGAGIALAGLVFTAVAAVAAQLAEYSRTANGIGTAVVGVAFLLRGAGDSTSDAHWLSWLSPLGWPQQLRPFAGERWWVLVLPVAATLVIGAVGYALLPRRDFGVGLIPPRPGPAQAAPSLRSPFALAWRLQRGPLFGWVIGLAVGGAVFGSIASGIGRLVGGTEQTKEIFARLGGTSAIVDAFLSTMVGLFAMLASLYGIQATLRMRTEETAIRLEPLLATRVGRLRWAASHLVFAFLGTALLVLVGGLLLGLANGLRGGDVGGSVGHMLLAVLVQVPAAWVVVGLSTLIFGLLPKFTGASWAVGALALLISLFGPVVNAPQAVLDVSPFQHPPKLPGQEFTATPLVWLLVVAAAALAAGLAGWRRRDVG, via the coding sequence GTGACCGCCACCCTCGTCAGCACAGACAAGCCGGTCACCCGCGCCCACTCGCTGGTCGGCACCTGGCACCTCACCCGCCTCGCGCTGCGGCGCGACCGCGTGATCCTGCCGATCTGGATCGTCCTGCTCAGCATCGTGCCGGCGAGCACCGTGGGCACCTACGCCCAGTTCTACCCGACGGCCGCGAGCCGGGCCGCGCTCGCCGCCGGCGCCGTCGCGAACCCGTCGTTCGCGCTGCTCTACGGCCCGGCGTTCGACCTCGGCACCGCGGGCGGGTTCATCGCCTGGCGGATGGGCGGGCTGCTCGCGCTGCTGATCGGGCTGATGGCGGTCTTCACCGTCACCCGGCACACCCGCGCGGAGGAGGACTCCGGCCGCGCCGAGCTGCTCGCGTCCACTGTGGTCGGCCGGTACGCGGCGCTGACCTCGGCGGTCGTCGTCTCGGCCGGGGCGAGCCTGCTGATCGGCGTGGTCCAGGTGGTCACGCTGATCGGCGCGAAGCAACCGGCCGCGGGCGCGCTGGCCTTCGGCGCCGGAATCGCGTTGGCGGGCCTGGTGTTCACGGCCGTCGCGGCCGTCGCCGCGCAGCTGGCCGAGTACTCGCGCACCGCGAACGGCATCGGGACGGCCGTGGTCGGCGTCGCCTTCCTGCTACGCGGGGCGGGCGACTCGACGTCGGACGCGCACTGGCTTTCCTGGCTCTCGCCTCTCGGCTGGCCGCAGCAGCTGCGGCCGTTCGCGGGCGAACGCTGGTGGGTGCTCGTGCTGCCGGTCGCGGCGACGCTGGTGATCGGCGCCGTGGGCTACGCCCTGCTGCCGCGCCGCGACTTCGGCGTCGGCCTGATCCCGCCGCGGCCCGGCCCGGCGCAAGCCGCGCCGTCGCTGCGCTCGCCGTTCGCGCTGGCCTGGCGGCTGCAGCGCGGCCCGCTGTTCGGCTGGGTGATCGGCCTGGCCGTCGGCGGCGCGGTCTTCGGCTCGATCGCCAGCGGGATCGGCAGGCTGGTCGGCGGGACCGAGCAGACGAAGGAGATCTTCGCGCGGCTCGGCGGCACCAGCGCGATCGTCGACGCCTTCCTCAGCACGATGGTCGGCCTGTTCGCCATGCTGGCCTCGCTCTACGGCATCCAGGCGACGCTGCGGATGCGCACCGAGGAGACGGCCATCCGGCTGGAGCCGCTGCTCGCGACGCGGGTCGGCCGGCTGCGCTGGGCCGCGAGCCACCTGGTGTTCGCCTTCCTCGGCACCGCGCTGCTGGTGCTGGTCGGCGGTCTTCTGCTGGGCCTGGCGAACGGCCTGCGCGGCGGCGACGTCGGCGGCTCGGTCGGGCACATGCTGCTGGCGGTCCTCGTGCAGGTGCCCGCCGCGTGGGTGGTGGTCGGGCTGTCGACGCTGATCTTCGGGCTGCTCCCGAAGTTCACCGGCGCGTCCTGGGCGGTGGGCGCGCTGGCGCTGCTGATCAGCCTGTTCGGGCCGGTGGTGAACGCGCCGCAGGCGGTGCTGGACGTCTCGCCGTTCCAGCACCCGCCGAAGCTGCCGGGCCAGGAGTTCACCGCGACGCCGCTGGTCTGGCTGCTGGTGGTCGCCGCCGCGGCGCTCGCCGCGGGCCTGGCCGGCTGGCGCCGTCGCGACGTCGGCTAG
- a CDS encoding ABC transporter ATP-binding protein, whose product MGNAISIVGLRKSFGRTQALDGLDLQVPVGEVHGFLGPNGSGKSTTVRVLLGLLHADAGEVRLLDGDPWQDAASLHRRLAYVPGDVSLWPNLSGGEVIDLLGRLRGGLDQRRRKDLIERFDLDPRKKGRTYSKGNRQKVAIVAALASNVDLLLLDEPTSGLDPLMEAIFQEAIQEERAQGRTVLLSSHILAEVEALCDKVSIIRNGRTVESGTLAELRHLTRTSIIAELAGPPNGLAKLADVHDLKVEGNRVRFDVETRSLDDALRQLTSVGVRSLVSQPPTLEELFLRHYAEKTEEAGK is encoded by the coding sequence ATGGGAAACGCCATCTCCATCGTCGGCCTGCGCAAGTCGTTCGGCCGGACGCAGGCCCTGGACGGCCTCGATCTTCAGGTTCCCGTGGGGGAAGTACACGGTTTCCTCGGCCCGAACGGCTCCGGGAAATCCACCACCGTCCGCGTTCTGCTCGGACTGCTGCACGCCGACGCCGGCGAGGTCCGGCTGCTCGACGGCGACCCGTGGCAGGACGCCGCGAGCCTGCACCGCCGGCTGGCCTACGTACCCGGCGACGTCAGCCTCTGGCCCAACCTCTCCGGCGGCGAGGTGATCGACCTGCTCGGCCGCCTGCGCGGCGGGCTCGACCAGCGCCGCCGCAAGGACCTCATCGAACGGTTCGACCTCGACCCGCGCAAGAAGGGCCGCACCTACTCGAAGGGCAACCGGCAGAAGGTCGCCATCGTCGCCGCGCTGGCGTCCAATGTGGACCTTCTGTTGCTCGACGAGCCGACCTCGGGCCTCGACCCGTTGATGGAGGCCATCTTCCAGGAGGCCATCCAGGAAGAGCGCGCGCAGGGCCGCACCGTGCTGCTGTCGAGCCACATCCTCGCCGAGGTGGAAGCCTTGTGCGACAAGGTGAGCATCATCCGCAACGGCCGCACCGTCGAGTCCGGCACGCTCGCCGAGCTGCGCCACCTCACCCGCACGTCCATCATCGCGGAGCTGGCCGGGCCGCCGAACGGGCTGGCGAAGCTGGCCGATGTGCACGACCTCAAGGTCGAGGGCAACCGCGTCCGCTTCGACGTCGAAACGCGCTCGCTGGACGACGCGCTGCGCCAGCTCACGAGCGTCGGCGTGCGCAGCCTGGTGAGCCAGCCGCCGACGCTCGAGGAGCTCTTCCTGCGCCACTACGCCGAAAAGACCGAAGAGGCGGGAAAGTGA
- a CDS encoding GbsR/MarR family transcriptional regulator codes for MTTPEPNRDEDAVRRYVESLGLVLSQIGMQRMAARVFAALMTTDEGQLTASDLAAQLSVSPAAISGAVRYLEQVGLVTKVREPGERRDHYRLYDDLWYATFLKRDRFLLMWRDAAEEGIGALGADTPAGKRLAEMQDFLSFALKEITGLYDRWHAERQKEN; via the coding sequence ATGACGACGCCTGAGCCGAACCGTGACGAGGACGCCGTCCGGCGGTACGTCGAAAGCCTGGGCCTGGTCCTGTCTCAGATCGGCATGCAGCGCATGGCCGCCCGCGTCTTCGCGGCCCTGATGACCACCGACGAGGGCCAGCTGACCGCATCCGACCTGGCCGCCCAGCTGTCGGTGTCGCCGGCGGCGATCTCCGGCGCGGTCCGCTACCTGGAACAGGTCGGCCTGGTGACGAAGGTCCGCGAACCAGGCGAGCGCCGCGACCACTACCGCCTGTACGACGACCTCTGGTACGCGACTTTCCTCAAGCGCGACCGCTTCCTCCTGATGTGGCGCGACGCCGCGGAGGAAGGCATCGGCGCCCTCGGCGCGGACACTCCTGCGGGCAAGCGCCTGGCTGAGATGCAGGACTTCCTTTCGTTTGCCCTGAAGGAGATCACCGGGCTTTACGACCGGTGGCATGCTGAGCGCCAGAAGGAAAACTAG
- a CDS encoding SGNH/GDSL hydrolase family protein — translation MRVRRSTPRLPGAAGPVEGVVGDGAVLRLAVLGESTVDGVGAATHDEALTGQLARQLAARLGRQVQWQAIGRTGANARVVSQDLVPRLKPADLLVVVLGVNDTIELHSATRFRRDLLNVVVEARRRIGPVPVLVAGVPPMARFPSLPRPLRDVLAARSEALDRAAAELPGVAYAAMDPALLHEGTFAADRFHPGPVGYRDWAESLLKVAECLPTVTDRRHPY, via the coding sequence GTGCGGGTCCGGCGCAGCACGCCCCGGCTGCCCGGCGCCGCCGGTCCCGTCGAGGGCGTTGTCGGGGATGGCGCTGTCCTTCGGCTTGCCGTGCTTGGCGAGTCCACGGTGGACGGAGTCGGCGCGGCGACCCACGACGAGGCGCTCACCGGGCAGCTTGCGCGGCAGCTGGCCGCGCGGCTCGGTCGTCAGGTGCAGTGGCAGGCAATCGGGCGCACGGGCGCGAACGCGCGAGTCGTCAGCCAGGACCTCGTGCCCCGGCTGAAACCCGCCGACCTCCTCGTGGTCGTCCTCGGCGTCAACGACACCATCGAGCTGCACTCCGCCACCCGGTTCCGGCGCGACCTCCTCAACGTCGTCGTCGAGGCGCGCCGGCGGATCGGGCCGGTGCCCGTGCTCGTGGCCGGGGTGCCGCCGATGGCGCGGTTCCCCTCATTGCCGCGGCCGTTGCGAGACGTGCTCGCCGCGCGCTCGGAAGCACTGGATCGCGCGGCGGCCGAGCTGCCGGGGGTCGCCTACGCCGCGATGGACCCGGCGCTGCTGCACGAGGGGACCTTCGCCGCCGACCGGTTCCACCCCGGGCCGGTGGGCTACCGGGACTGGGCCGAATCGCTCCTAAAGGTCGCGGAGTGTTTACCGACGGTCACAGATCGTCGGCATCCGTACTAA